The genomic window GGAAACCGCGGTTCACGTGCACGTTGCCCTCATCGTCGGTCCACGGAACGCGGAAGATGAGCTGGCGCTCAGGTTCGCAGAGTCGCTGAATCAGACCATCGTCTGCGTAGTGAGCGTCCTTTTCCAAAACGATTTTGAGGGAATCAAGCACCTCCGCCACTGCCTGGTGGAATTCCGGCTCTCCCGCATTGCGCTTGAGCAACTCGTCATAAATAGCTGAAACTTTTTCTTCAATCGCCATATGCTCGATCCAATCTTGTTGACTCACCACCTGGAGTGGCTCAGGTACCTGATTAACTATAAGCCGATAGATAGATAGATGAAACTCGAAGGACATATTTTTCACCTTCGAAGGTTCATCTCATCGGCGCGGTATGAGACTATGAGCCAATGAAGCACCGCCCCCACATCATTGTTGCGCCCGACTCTTTCAAGGGCACCGCAAGCGCCGAAGAAGCAGCAGAATATCTAGCAGAAGGTATCGCTGAGGCATTCGATTGCGAGATCACTCTCGCGCCCATGGCAGACGGCGGCGAGGGAACTGCCGCCAAATTTCAAGGCCAGGACATTACCCTTCCCACGACGAACGCCAACGGTGCCCTCATTGAGGCCACCTACCGCTTTGATTCCGCCAGTGCCACGGCTTATATCGATGCAGCCGCGGCATCCGGTATCACGCTCGTGGAGGATCACCGCCCACTGATTGCGGATACCTACGGAACCGGAGTGCTGATTGCGGATGCTCAATCCCGCGGGGCGACCCGAATTGTTCTTGGCCTCGGTGGCACCGCAACCACCGACGGAGGCACCGGCATCTTAGTCGCTTTGGGGGCGCAGCTCCTCGATGCACAGCAACAAACTTTGCCCCAGGGCGGCGGATCGTTAGCCCAGCTTGAAACGATCGATACTGCCATGCTGAACATTCCCGCCGCGGGCGTTGAGTGGGTGCTGCTCAGCGACGTGGACAATCCCGCCACTGGCCCGCGTGGTGCGGCCGCAATCTTCGCTCCGCAGAAGGGAGCGGACGCGGGGGACGTCGAAAAACTTGATCGTGGCCTCGCCCACCTGTGCCAGGTCACTGGCGTTGATCCGAGCACTCCTGGCATGGGAGCCGCTGGTGGCATTGGCATAGGCATTACCTGGCTATCCAGCCTGATCTATGGCGAACCCAAAGTGTGTTTCCTTCCCGGCGCGAAAGTCGTGGCACAGTCCGCTGGCGTTGGCGCGGACGCCGACTTGATCGTCACCGGGGAAGGCAAATTCGACGATCAGTCGCTGCATGGGAAGGTCGTCGGGTCAATCCTGGAGCTTGCCGACGCCACCCCCGTGGCCATTGTCGCTGGCGCACACGAGGCCGAGGCGGGGGCCGTGCAGGTCACCCTCGGCGCCGGCGAGGTTCGCGATCAGCTCCGGAACGCAGGTCGTGAGGTGGCTGGGTGGTATCAGCGTCACGCAATGGAGAGGAACCAGGGGTAGGGGCTCGTCGTTTCAAAGTTCGATTCCTGTTCAAGTGCCGCCGGGTCTTTCGGCAGAGCGGCGGGTGGTGTAAAGAGCTTGGAGTAGAGCATCGCTACCTGGTTCAGGCTGCCAGCACCACGGACTTGAATACTGAATCGATGAACCGTGTCGAAGGAAAGCTCGTCGTGTTGCTCTAAATAGACTGCCCGCAGTTCCGCTTCGGGGGCGTCGCTCGGCTTGCTGTGTTCCAACGAAGCGTCAGCGACCATGCCGTCTCGAATCAGCAGCTCACTGAGGGTATTGATCCTGGCACCCATAAGCTCGGCGGCTGTTTCGGGCATGAGGCAATCGAAGTGCAATCGGGCGTTGTGCATGGGGCAAGGGTATACGCTTGTTGCTATGAGTGGTCAGATGTTTTCTCGCATTGCCCCTATCCAGACGATGGCCGACGGCACGATCAAACAGATCAACCCATTCTCCGGGACCGAGGTGTGGACAGTGCCAGGGCGAGGAAACCGCCCACTCACGCAACCAAAGGCCGACACCAAGATTCTCGAACCCCACGATCACACCACGTTCTGCGCTTTCTGCAGTGAGCGCGTCTTTGAAACCCCGCCGGAAAAATCTCGCATCTCCGAAGGCAAGATCTTCCGTGTGCGCCCGGAACAGCTCGACGGCTCCGCAGATTTCAGGAGGGTCCCGAACCTTTTTGAAATTGTCACCTATGACTATTGGCGTGAGAATTATGGCTACACCATGGACGCTGACTCGGCTCAGTGGATGAACAAGTACCTTGATAGTGACCTCGGTCGCGAACACGTCATGAAAACGGTGCAGGCAAAGCGCCGTGCCGCAGGGCAGAATCCTGACGTAGAGGAAGCTGCGCTTTTGAAACAGGGCGAGGCATTCTTTGGCGGTGGTCACGACGTCATCATTGGCCGTCGACACTTCCGAGACGATGCAGAGACCAGCGATGAATTAGCATCGGCCGGCACTCTGAGCGCCGATGAGCACGCCGATCTTATCCGATTCACCATTGATTCCATGGCGGATCTGTACCGGCGCAATCGATATGCCCAGTACGTTGCGGTGTTCCAGAACTGGCTCAAGCCCGCGGGAGCTTCCTTTGACCACCTACACAAGCAGCTGGTAGCGATTGATGATCGCGGCGTAGCTGCGCAAAATGAAATACGCAGGCTTCGCGAAAATCCCAATATGTATAACGAGTGGGCCGTGGACTACGCCTCAGCGAGGAACTTAGTGATCGCCGAAAATGATCACGCCGTGTGTTTTGCCGGTTTTGGCCACCGCTACCCCACCCTCGAGGTGTTCTCAAAGTCCGCGACACCCGAGCCTTGGCTGCAATCCCCCGAAGAAGTGCGCGCCATGAGCGATCTCCTCCACGCATGTCATGCGGCGGCAGGTCCCGATGTGCCGTGCAATGAAGAGTGGCACCACAAGCCAATCGGGCTCGATATCCCGATGCCGTGGCGGGTGATGATTAAGTGGCGCGTATCCACGCTGGCCGGTTTCGAGGGCGGCACAAAGATCTACCTGAACACGCTCTCGCCGTGGGATGTCCGG from Corynebacterium gerontici includes these protein-coding regions:
- a CDS encoding glycerate kinase, giving the protein MKHRPHIIVAPDSFKGTASAEEAAEYLAEGIAEAFDCEITLAPMADGGEGTAAKFQGQDITLPTTNANGALIEATYRFDSASATAYIDAAAASGITLVEDHRPLIADTYGTGVLIADAQSRGATRIVLGLGGTATTDGGTGILVALGAQLLDAQQQTLPQGGGSLAQLETIDTAMLNIPAAGVEWVLLSDVDNPATGPRGAAAIFAPQKGADAGDVEKLDRGLAHLCQVTGVDPSTPGMGAAGGIGIGITWLSSLIYGEPKVCFLPGAKVVAQSAGVGADADLIVTGEGKFDDQSLHGKVVGSILELADATPVAIVAGAHEAEAGAVQVTLGAGEVRDQLRNAGREVAGWYQRHAMERNQG
- a CDS encoding DUF4921 family protein, which encodes MSGQMFSRIAPIQTMADGTIKQINPFSGTEVWTVPGRGNRPLTQPKADTKILEPHDHTTFCAFCSERVFETPPEKSRISEGKIFRVRPEQLDGSADFRRVPNLFEIVTYDYWRENYGYTMDADSAQWMNKYLDSDLGREHVMKTVQAKRRAAGQNPDVEEAALLKQGEAFFGGGHDVIIGRRHFRDDAETSDELASAGTLSADEHADLIRFTIDSMADLYRRNRYAQYVAVFQNWLKPAGASFDHLHKQLVAIDDRGVAAQNEIRRLRENPNMYNEWAVDYASARNLVIAENDHAVCFAGFGHRYPTLEVFSKSATPEPWLQSPEEVRAMSDLLHACHAAAGPDVPCNEEWHHKPIGLDIPMPWRVMIKWRVSTLAGFEGGTKIYLNTLSPWDVRDRVVPRLYELRDQGHIRGLRIAEECKVERNSLRYNPLLG